Part of the Usitatibacter palustris genome, GAAGGCCGACGTGGCCGACAGGGTCAGGGCCAGGAGCGCGGTGGGAAGGGCGATACGCATGGAGGATGCCTCGGCGAGGACTTCGGAATCGAGAGCCTACCAAGAGAAAGCGCCCGAATGCCGCGAGGGCATTGCGGGCGCTGCGAAGGCGATCGCCGATGGGAGCCGGCGAACGCACGACCTTAGAACGTGATGGTCGCGGTGACCGTGTCGTTGTAGCTGCCGTTGGGCACGCTCTGCGAGATCGGGACCTGGCCACAGATGTTGTAGGAGCGCGAAGCGGTCGAGGGCGCGGCGGTGAGCACGAAGCCCGGAGCGACGGCCGGGTACGGGGTCGCGAACGCGCAGGCGGCGCCCGCGGCGTTCGTGGTCGGCTGGAACACGTCGTAGTTGAGCGTGTTCACGCCGCTGATGAGGCGACGCTGCGCACCCGAGGCGTTCAGGCCGTTGTCGATGGCGACCGCGGGCGTGGCGCCGACGGTGCAGACGAGCTGGACCGTGC contains:
- a CDS encoding Csu type fimbrial protein yields the protein MKNKILAAAILAAASIGAHAATTSGTIGVSASVGSNCILTTTPIAFGVYDPLSATPKQGTGTVQLVCTVGATPAVAIDNGLNASGAQRRLISGVNTLNYDVFQPTTNAAGAACAFATPYPAVAPGFVLTAAPSTASRSYNICGQVPISQSVPNGSYNDTVTATITF